The Pseudomonas viciae genomic interval ACCGGTGGCGACGCCCAAAGCGCGCTTCTAACCACTCCTAAACATCCTTGTGTGGTTCAAGCCTTGCCGCTGTTTGAGCGGTAGGGCCTTGCCATGCCTGAAGAAAACTGCGGGAGAGTCGCCATGCGTGCTGCTCAATTAAAAGCTGTTGTGCCACGGGAGCTATTGGCTTCGGTGGTTGTATTTCTGGTGGCGCTGCCCTTGTGCATGGGCATTGCCATCGCGTCTGGCCTGCCGCCGGCCAAGGGCTTGATCACTGGCATCATCGGTGGCCTGGTGGTGGGTTTCCTGGCCGGCTCAAAGCTTCAGGTCAGTGGCCCGGCCGCCGGGTTGGCGGTGCTGGTCTTCGAACTGGTGCGCCAGCATGGCGTGGCGATGCTCGGGCCGATTCTGTTGCTGGCGGGTCTTCTGCAACTGTTGGCCGGGCGCTTTCGCCTGGGCTGCTGGTTCCGGGTCACCGCGCCTGCGGTGGTCTACGGCATGCTCGCGGGTATCGGTGTGCTGATCGTACTGTCCCAGGTCCATGTAATGCTCGACGCGGCGCCCAAGCCTTCAGGGCTGGATAACCTGGCGGCATTCCCTGCGGCTGTGGCCCAGGCGTTGCCGTCCTTTGGCTGGCAGGCCGGCCTGCTCGGTTTGTCGACGATTGCGGTGATGTGGCTGTGGGAAAAGTTTCGCCCCCACAGCCTGCGCTTCGTTCCCGGCGCTCTGCTCGGCGTAGGCCTGACGACCGTTGCCAGTCTGATGCTGGCTTTGCAGGTCAAACGTGTGGAAGTACCCCAGAACCTCACCGAAGCCATTGATTGGCTGCGCCCTGCCGATCTGCTGAACCTGGCCGACCCCTCGCTACTGATCGCCGCGTTCGCCGTGGCCTTCATTGCCAGCGCCGAAACCCTGTTGTCGGCCGCCGCGGTGGATCGCATGCACAGCGGTGAACGTGCGGACTTTGACCGGGAACTGTCGGCTCAAGGTATCGGCAATATGCTCTGCGGCCTGCTCGGCGCGCTGCCGATGACCGGCGTGATCGTGCGCAGCTCGGCCAACGTCCAGGCCGGCGCCACCACGCGGATGTCGACGATTTTCCACGGTCTGTGGCTGTTGCTCTTCGTGCTGTTGCTGTCCAGCGTGCTGCAAAGCATTCCGGTGGCGAGCCTGGCGGGTGTGCTGGTGTACACCGGTTTCAAACTGGTGGATCTCAAGGCGTTTCGCAGCCTGGGCCGTTATGGCCGGATGCCAATGTTCACCTATGCCGCGACGGCCCTGGCAATCATCTTCACCGACCTGCTGACCGGCGTGCTGATCGGTTTCGGCCTGACCCTGGCGAAACTGGCCTGGAAAGCTTCGCGGCTGAAAATCAGCCTGATCGATCTGCCCCAGGAAGGTGAGATGGAATTGCGGCTGGTGGGGGCGGCAACCTTTCTCAAGGTTCCGGCACTGACTCAGGTGCTGGGCGCCATACCGACAGGCGCGACCGTGCATGTGCCGCTCAATAATCTGAGCTACATCGACCATTCATGCCTGGAGTTGCTGGAAGAGTGGGGCCGGGCGAATGCCAGCAAGGGTTCGAAGCTGCTGATCGAATCCCATGGGCTCAAGCGCAGGCTGGAAGGCCGGTTGCGCACCACGGTGGGGGTTGGCGCAGCCTCTACCTGACACCCAAGTCCACATCAAAAATGGCGTAAAAAAAGGGCACCCGACTCCATCGGCGTGCCCTTTTTTCTAGCGCTTGTCCCTCTAACCGAGGAACCCGCAGCAATTACGGATTAACGCTGTCCTTCAGCGACTTGCCTGGTTTGAAGGCAACGGTGTTGCTGGCCTTGATCTTCACCGGCTCACCGGTTTGTGGGTTTTTGCCGGTGCGGGCACCGCGGTGGCGCTGCAGGAAGGTGCCGAAGCCGACCAGGGTGACGCTGTCCTTGCGGTGCAGGGCGCCCGTGATTTCTTCGAGAACGGCGTTGAGGACGCGATTGGCTTGTTCTTTGGTGAGGTCTGCTTTTTCCGCGATGGCGGCGGCGAGGTCTGGTTTACGCATGAATGAAGCCCCTTTTGACGGTTTTTTTGTTGTTATGTCTGGGCTGTACTCATGGGAACAGCCCCTAAGGCGCCGCAGGCTCTACTCTGCGGCAGACGGGAGTGAGGATGGCACGGGGCCGCAGGCGGCGCCAGTGTCCGGGCGACCTTTGAGGCATCAAAAGTAGGGTTTTTGCGACAGAACGACCAGTATTTACGCCAGCAAGGGTGGAAGCTCTTTGTTCAGCGCCAGTTTTTCCATCACCGCCGTGCCGGTCAAGGCATAGCCCAGCAGGTTGCCTTGGGCATCGCGGCACAGGGCCTTGATGTCGGTGCCCTGCCCTTCGACGTTCCAGGTGCCTTCGCTGCCACGCGGTGGCGGCGAAACCACCAGCGGGCACACCGGGGTTTTCACAGTGATCGGCATGGCGCCGTAGCTGACAGCGGTGGGGTTGCCGGCCAGGGTCTGGGCCAGGGCGCGGGCGCAGCTCATCAGTGGCATGACGTACAGCAGGTTCAAACCGTCGACTTCGGCGCAGTCGCCCAGGGCGTAGATGTTGGCATGGGAGGTTTTCAGCTGGCGGTCGACCACCACGCCGCGATTGACCACCAGGCCGGCAGCAGCGGCCTGGTCGATGCGCGGGCGCAGGCCGATGGCCGAGACCACCAGGTCGCAGGCGATCACCTGACCATCGGACAGGTGGGCTTCCAATCCATCGGCCACCCGTTGCAGGCGGTTGAGCACCGGCCCCAGGTGGAAGCGCGCGCCAATGCTTTCCAGGCCGGCCTGCACGGCAGCAGCGGCGGCCGGGTGCAGCAGCGTCGGCATGACCTGCTCGCATGGCGCCACCAGTTGCACTTCGTAGCCGCCCAGAATGAGGTCGTTGGCGAATTCGCAGCCAATCAGGCCGGTGCCGAGCAGCAGCACCCGGCGCTTGCCGGCGGCCGCCGCGCGAAAGCGTGCGTAATCTTCCAGATCGTTGATGGGGAAGATCAGATCCGCTGCATCGCCCTGCACTGGCACGCGCACGGTTTCCGCGCCCCAGGCCAGGATCAGGTCGCGGTAGTTCACCGCTTCTTCGCCGATCCACAAACGCTTGTGGCCCGGATCGATGCCGCTGATGCGGGTGTGGGTGCGCACTTGGGCCTTGAGTTGCTCGGCCATCGCCCCCGGCTCGGCCATGCTCAG includes:
- a CDS encoding SulP family inorganic anion transporter; protein product: MRAAQLKAVVPRELLASVVVFLVALPLCMGIAIASGLPPAKGLITGIIGGLVVGFLAGSKLQVSGPAAGLAVLVFELVRQHGVAMLGPILLLAGLLQLLAGRFRLGCWFRVTAPAVVYGMLAGIGVLIVLSQVHVMLDAAPKPSGLDNLAAFPAAVAQALPSFGWQAGLLGLSTIAVMWLWEKFRPHSLRFVPGALLGVGLTTVASLMLALQVKRVEVPQNLTEAIDWLRPADLLNLADPSLLIAAFAVAFIASAETLLSAAAVDRMHSGERADFDRELSAQGIGNMLCGLLGALPMTGVIVRSSANVQAGATTRMSTIFHGLWLLLFVLLLSSVLQSIPVASLAGVLVYTGFKLVDLKAFRSLGRYGRMPMFTYAATALAIIFTDLLTGVLIGFGLTLAKLAWKASRLKISLIDLPQEGEMELRLVGAATFLKVPALTQVLGAIPTGATVHVPLNNLSYIDHSCLELLEEWGRANASKGSKLLIESHGLKRRLEGRLRTTVGVGAAST
- a CDS encoding HU family DNA-binding protein, yielding MRKPDLAAAIAEKADLTKEQANRVLNAVLEEITGALHRKDSVTLVGFGTFLQRHRGARTGKNPQTGEPVKIKASNTVAFKPGKSLKDSVNP
- a CDS encoding NAD(P)/FAD-dependent oxidoreductase, translating into MSAPVVIVGTGLAGYNLAREFRKLDSETPLLLISADDGRSYSKPMLSTGFGKNKDADGLSMAEPGAMAEQLKAQVRTHTRISGIDPGHKRLWIGEEAVNYRDLILAWGAETVRVPVQGDAADLIFPINDLEDYARFRAAAAGKRRVLLLGTGLIGCEFANDLILGGYEVQLVAPCEQVMPTLLHPAAAAAVQAGLESIGARFHLGPVLNRLQRVADGLEAHLSDGQVIACDLVVSAIGLRPRIDQAAAAGLVVNRGVVVDRQLKTSHANIYALGDCAEVDGLNLLYVMPLMSCARALAQTLAGNPTAVSYGAMPITVKTPVCPLVVSPPPRGSEGTWNVEGQGTDIKALCRDAQGNLLGYALTGTAVMEKLALNKELPPLLA